Genomic segment of Mycolicibacterium sarraceniae:
TCTACCTGGGTGTGATCGCCGTCCTGCCGAACGTGTTCCTGCAGATGGGTAGCGGCGGTGGCGTCCAGAATTTGCCGTTCGGCGGAACCGCGGTTCTGATCATGATTGGCGTCGGCTTGGATACGGTCAAACAGATCGAGAGCCAGCTGATGCAGCGCAACTACGAAGGGTTCCTGAAGTGAGAATTGTTTTGCTTGGTCCGCCCGGTGCGGGCAAGGGAACCCAGGCCGCCGATCTGGCCAAGAAACTCGGTATTCCGCATATCTCCACCGGTGACCTCTTCCGGCACAACATCGGTGAGGGTACCGAGCTGGGGCTGGAAGCAAAGAAGTATCTCGATGCCGGTGACCTGGTTCCGGCCACGTTGACCAATGCTCTGGTCGACGACCGGCTTGACGACGAGGACGCCGCCAGCGGCTTCATCCTCGACGGATTTCCCCGGTCGGTCGAGCAGGCCGAGGCCCTCAAGCAAATGCTCAGCCGCCGTGAGCTGAAGCTGGATGCCGTTCTTGAATTCCGGGTGCCCGAGGACGAGCTGGTCGCCCGGCTGATGAGCCGCGGCCGCGAAGACGACAAAGAGGACGTTATCCGCAACCGGTTCAAGGTCTATCGCGACGAGACCGCGCCGCTGCTGAACTACTACAGTGGCGAACTGAAGACCGTCGACGCTGTCGGCAGCACTGACGAAGTGTTCGCTCGGGCGTTGCAGGCACTCGGCCACTGACGCTCGATGGTCTCGCTGCCCGGTCTGCGTAGTCGCAAGACGGTTCCCGCCCGCACGCCGGGTGAATTGGATGCGATGGCCGCTGCCGGCTCAGTTGTCGCCGCGGCCCTGCGCGCCGTCCAGGCGGCCGCCGCGCCCGGGGTGTCCACCAAGGATCTCGACGACGTCGCCGAGACGGTGATCCGTCAGGCCAACGGCATCCCGTCGTTCCTGGGCTATCACGGCTATCCCGCCAGCATCTGCTCTTCGGTCAATGACCGTGTGGTGCATGGGATTCCGACGCCCGAGGAGACGCTCGCAGCTGGTGACCTGGTGTCGATCGACTGCGGTGCGATCATTGAGGGCTGGCATGGCGACGCCGCCGTCACCTTCGGTATCGGCACGCTAATCGCGATGGACGACGCTCTATCGGCGGCCACGAAACAGTCGATGGAAGCCGGTATCGCGGCCATGATCCCCGGTAACCGGCTCACCGACGTCTCGCACGCCATCGAAACCGGCACCCATGCCGCCGAGCGGACCTACGGCCGGAAGTTCGGCATCGTCGCGGGCTACGGCGGGCACGGTATCGGCCGGGAAATGCACATGGACCCGTTCCTGCCCAACGAGGGTGAGCCAGGCCGCGGGCCGATGCTGGTCGTCGGGTCGGTGCTGGCGATCGAGCCGATGCTGACACTGGGCACCACCAAGACCCGGATCCTGGCCGATGAATGGACCGTCGTCACCTCCGACGGGTCGCGGGCCGCGCACTGGGAGCACACGGTCGCGGTGACCGAGCACGGTCCGCGCATCCTCACGGCCTAGCCTTTCGCGCCCACTGCGGCGCACACTTTGAACCAGACACTCACCGGCTACGTGTCTCAGCCGGGAGGTTGAGTGATGAACGACCCGGAGGCCGCGTTGGTGCGTGTGCTCGACGACCAGCACCCGGCCGCGTTATGGCGCTATGCACTGCGGCTCACTGGCGATCCGGCGCGTGCCGAGGATGTGGCGCATGCAGTTGCCGTTCGGCACGGACAATTCCAGCCTCGTGGCCGTCGCGGCGTGCTACGACGCGGACCGTCAGCTGCAACGGCCATATTCGGGTGATCGCCGCCGAACGATGCTATCTGCTGATGCGATTGCGGGCCGTGGGTGTCTACGTCACCGAGGGACATGCGAACTTCGTGTATCTGCCGCCGGCAGGCAAGCCCTGGCAGGACGTGTTCGACCCGGCCGGGGTGCGGGTCCGCCACTACGGCGACGGCGGGGTGCGAATCACGTTGGGGGAGCGGTTCTCGACGCGGGCAGTGCTGGCCGCGGTGGCGGAGCGGCGGTGGTGGCCCACCGCGGTGCCCGGATGCGGTATGAATGGGCGGATGCCTGCTTCAGACCTGCCCGATAAGCCGGATCCGATCGCCGCGGCGCGCCGGAACTGGGAGCGCTGCGGGTGGGGCGACGTCGCCGAGGGCATGGTGGCGGTGACCTCCGTGATGCGCGCGCACCAGATTCTGCTGGCCCGGGTGGAGAACGCGCTGCGGCCCTACGATCTGAGTTTTTCGCGGTTCGAGCTGCTGCGGCTGCTGGCGTTCAGCCGCACCGGCGCGCTGCCGATCACCAAGGCGTCCGACCGGCTGCAGGTGCACGTCACTAGCGTCACCCACGCCATCCGGCGGCTGGAGGCAGACGGGCTGGTGAAGCGGGTGCCGCACCCCACCGACGGGCGTACGACGCTGGTGGAGATCACCGAGATCGGTCGCTCGACCGTGGAGGATGCCACCCGAACACTCAACGATCAGGTGTTCGCCGATGTCGGAGTATCCGCGCAGGAAGCCCGCGCGCTGGTGGCGTCGATCGAAACGCTGCGCCATCATGCAGGAGACTTTTAGCGCAGGGTCTCGATGACCGCGCTGAAATCCAGATCGGCATGCTCTTGGGCGAACGTGGCGTAGATCTCGGCCGCATGGGTGCCCAGCGGGGCGGTCGCACCGGTCGATGACACCGCGGCCATCGCCAGGCCCAGGTCCTTGTTCATCAGCGCGGTGGCGAAACCCGGCTGGAAGTTGTTGTTGGCTGGTGACGTCGGAACTGGGCCGGGCACAGGGCAATTGGTATGTACCGACCAGCAGTTGCCGGTGGCCCCGGTGATCACATCGAACAGCGATTGCGCCGAAAGGCCGAGCTTCTCGGCCAGCACGAACGCCTCACCGACGGCGATCTGCTGCACCGCGAGCACCATGTTGTTGCACAACTTCGCGGCCTGCCCCGCACCCGAGGACCCGCAGTGAATCACCTTGCTGGCCATCGGATCCAGCACCGCGCGGGCCTTCTCCAACGCGTCGGCCGCGCCGCCGACCATGAAGGCCAGCGTGCCGGCCGTCGCACCCTTGATACCGCCGGAGACGGGGGCGTCGAGCTGGCTCATACCGGCGGCCGTGGCTTGGGCGTTGACCTCACGCGCATCGTCGACGGAGATGGTGGAGGTGTCGATGAACAGAGTTCCGGGCTTTGCGGCCGGGAGCGCCTCGGCGTAACAGGCTTTCACGATCGCCCCGTTGGGCAGCGAGGTGATGACGACGTCGGCGTCGGCGACCGCGGTGGCGCCCGTGTCAAATACCTTGGCGCCCTTCCCCTTAGCGGTCGCGCGCAGCGTGGGCACCGGGTCGAAGCCGCGCACGGTGTAGCCGGCGTTGACAAGGTTGGCCGCCATCGGCCCACCCATGTGACCGAGCCCCAAGAACGCGATCGTCGTCATGTATGGCTCCTTTGCCTCATGCCGTTGCGCGCGCCCGGGCAGCTTCTGCTCGCCCGATGACCACACGCATGATTTCGTTGGTGCCCTCCAGGATTCGGTGCACGCGCAGATCGCGAACGATCTTCTCGACCCCGTACTCCCGCAGGTAGCCGTAACCGCCGTGCAACTGCAGGGCCTGATCGGCCACCTCGTAGCAGGAGTCGGTGACGTAGCGTTTGGCCATCGCGCATAGTTCGACCTTGTGCGGCTCGTCGTTGTCCAGGGCGATCGCGGCGCGCCACAGCATCAGCCGGGAGGTCTCCAGCGCAGTGGCCATATCGGCGAGCGTGAACCGGATGGTGGGCTCGTCGAGCAACGATCCCCCGAAGGCCTGGCGGTCGGCCAGATAGCCAACAGCCTTGTCGTAGGCGGTTTGCGCGCCGCCCAGCGAGCACGCCGCGATATTGAGCCGGCCACCGTTGAGGCCGTTCATCGCGATACCGAAACCGGTGCCCGCACCCTCGGGGCCGCCAAGCATCGCCGATGCCGGGACCCGCACACCTTCGAGAATGACCTGTGCGGTGGGCTGAACGTTCCAGCCCATTTTCTCTTCTTGGCCACCGAAGCTGAGCCCCGGCGTGTCCTTTTCGATCACGAATGCTGAGATGCCGCGCGGGCCGTCGGCACCGGTTCGCGCCATGACCACGTATACGTCGGAGCTGCCCGCCCCGGAGATGAACTGCTTGACCCCGTCGAGCACGTACTCGTCGCCCTCGCGGACGGCCTTGGTACGCAACGCTGCCGCATCCGAGCCGGCACCGGGCTCGGTGAGGCAGTAACTAGCGATCGCATCCATCGAGGCGAGCTTGGGAATCCAGGACTTGCGCTGCTCGGCGGTGCCGTAGGTGTCGATCATCCAGGCGCACATGTTGTGGATCGAGATGAACGCTGCCAGTGCGGGATCGGCCGCGGAGAGCTGCTCGAAGATCCGCACCGCGTCCAGGCGCCGCAGCCCGCTGCCACCGACGTCCTCGGCGCAGTAGATCGCGGCCATCCCCAACTCGGCGGCCTCACGCAGCGCATCGACCGGGAACTCCTTGGAGTGATCCCACTCCAAGGCATACGGCGCAAGGCGTTTGGCGGCGAATGCCGCCGCCGTTTCGGCGATGACGCGTTCGTCGTCCTCGAGTGTCAGGAAGGTCATTTCATTGTCGGGATGACGAACTCGGCGCCGTCCTTGATGCCCGAAGGCCACCGCTCGGTGACGGTCTTGGTCTTGGTGTAGAACAGGATCGAATGCGGCCCGTGCTGGTTGAGGTCGCCGAAGCCGGAGCGTTTCCAGCCGCCAAAGGTGTGGTAGGACACCGGTACCGGGATCGGCACGTTGACGCCGACCATGCCGACCTGCACCCGGGACACGAAGTCGCGGGCGGTGTCGCCGTCGCGGGTGAACACCGCGACACCGTTGCCGTATTCATGCTCACTCGGCAGCCGTAGGGCTTCCTCGTAATCGTGGGCGCGCACGATGCACAGCACCGGGCCGAAGATCTCGTCGGTGTAGATCGACATGTCGGTAGTGACGTGGTCGAACAGTGTCGGACCGATGAAGAAGCCACCTTCGAGGCTGGCATCGGCGAATGTCAGCTCGTCACTGGCCTTCTCGCGGCCGTCGACCACGATCTCGGCGCCGGCGGCCACACCGGCATCGATGTAGTCGCGGACCCGCTTGAGTGCGGCACCGGTGACCAGTGGGCCGTAGTCGGCCTTGGGGTCCAGGCTGTGGCCGACGCGCAGACCGGCGATTCGCTCGACGAGCCTGGTGCGCAATCGGTTTGCGGTTTCCTCGCCGACGGGTACCGCGACGCTGATGGCCATGCACCGCTCGCCGGCGCTGCCGTAGCCGGCGCCGATGAGGGCGTCGACGGCCTGGTCCAGATCGGCGTCGGGCATGACGATCATGTGGTTCTTCGCGCCGCCGAAGCACTGCGAACGCTTACCGTTCGCGGCTGCGGTGGAGTAGATGTACTGCGCGATATCGGAGCTACCGACGAAGCCGACGGCCTTGACGTCGGGGTGGTGAAGGATGGCGTCGACGGCTTCCTTATCGCCCTGCACCACCTGGAACACCCCGGCCGGCAGACCGGCTTGCAGGAACAGTTCGGCCAAGCGCACCGGCACGGAAGGGTCGCGCTCGGATGGCTTGAGGATGAACGCGTTTCCGCATGCCAGGGCGGGGCCGGCCTTCCATAGCGGGATCATCGCGGGAAAGTTGAACGGGGTGATGCCGGCGACCACACCGAGCGGCTGCCGGATCGAGTACACGTCGATACCGCCGCCGGCGCCCTCGGTGAACTCACCCTTGAGCAGGTGCGGGATGCCGATGGCGAACTCGATGACCTCGATGCCCCGCTGGATGTCACCACGCGAGTCAGCGACAGTCTTGCCGTGCTCGATCGACAGCAGCTCGGCGAGCTCATCGGTGTTGGCGTTGACCAGCTCGATAAACCTCATCAGCACGCGGGCCCGGCGCTGGGGATTCCAGGCGGCCCATTCCTTCTGCGCCTCGACGGCCGAAGTCACCGCGGTGTCGACGTCGGCGGTCGACGCCAGGAGCACCTGGGCCTGGACCTCGCCGGTGCTGGGGTTGAGGACGTCGGCGGTGCGCGTGCTGGACAGGCTGCTGCGCTTGCCGTCGATGAAGTGCTGGATGGTTGTGCTCATGACTGCCCCTAGGCTCCCGGCGGCTGAATACTAGGACATCCTAGTAACGCGTTGACCGGGTCCGCAAGGGGGTCTGTCGAGACTGCGGTGAGCGCGTCGAGACTGCATTGAGAGCGAATTTTGTCGCCGAAATGCGATCTGGACGCAGTCTCGATGACGGGGGTCTACCGCCACAGATACCGCGTGCTTGGCCGGCCGGTCTTGCCGTATTCGGTGAGGCGGGTGACGGTGCCGTCGTCGGCGAGGCGTTCCAGATAGCGCCAGGCCGTCACCCGCGATACCCCCACCAGCTTGGCGGCCTCGCCGGCGGTCAAGCCGTCGCTGCGGTCGCGCACCGCGCGCGCGATCTCGTCGGTGGTGGCCGGCGCCGCACCCTTGGGCGCCACCGATTTGTCGGTGCTGATCCGCAACTCGCCTAGGGCCCGGTCGACTTCGGCCTGACTGGCGGCGTCGGTGCCGGCGGGCAGGGCGTCGCGGTAGCGACGGTAGCGCTCGAGGCGATCGCGGAAGGCGGCGAACGTGAACGGTTTGAGTAGGTAGGCCAGCGCGCCGTGGGCGACGGCGGCACGCACCATCTCCAGATCGCGTTCGGAGGTGATCGCGATGATGTCGGGTGCTGGCCGCAACCCCGACAGCGCCGAGGCTAGCGCGATACCGCTGGCGTCGGGCAGGCCGAGATCAAGTAGCACCAGATCCACGGGGGTTTCGGCCTCCGACGCGATCCGCATCGCGTCGCGGGCGGTGTGCGCCAGCCCGACGACGGTAAACCCTTGCAGCCGAGTCAGATACGTGCGGTGTGCCTCGGCGATCAGCGGTTCGTCCTCGACGATCAGGACGTTGATCATGCGATGGTCACCGTCACCACCGAACCGTAGGTGAGATCCGCGCTCAGGGTGCCCCCGTGGCGGTTGACGATCTGCGCGACGAGTGCGAGCCCCAATCCTTGGTGGCCGGCGTCGGCACCGGATTTCGTCGAGTAGCCGCGTTGCATGGCTCGCTGGAAGGTTGCGGTGTCCATGCCCGGGCCGCTGTCGGCGACCTGGATCTGCAGCTCGCCATTCTGGTTGACGGTGACCTCGATCCACGGGTCGTCGCGGTCGCAGGCGTCCATCGCGTTATCGATCAGGTTTCCCAGCACGGTGACCATCTCTTGCGAACTCAACAGCGCCTCGGCGGGCAGGTGGGTGTCCTCGGTGATCGTCAGCTCGATCCCGCGTTCGTCGGCCTCGGCGGTCTTTCCGAGCAGCAGCGCAACCAGCGCGGGTTCGGCGACCGCGTCGGAGACCCGGTCAACGAGCTGCTGGGACAGCGCCAGCTCCTGGGTGGCGAACTTAACGGCCTCATCGGGGCGGCCCATCTCGACCAGGGTGATGACGGTGTGCAACTTATTGGCTGACTCGTGCGCCTGCGCGCGCAGTGCGTCGGTGAACCGTTGCAGGGAGCTCAATTCGCCTAGCGCGCCTTGTAATTCGGTGCGATCGCGGATCGTGACTACTTCAGAGTCCGAAGCACTCACCTGCGATCGGTTGACGACGAGCACCCGGTCGTCGGTGAGGCGGACCTCGTCGCGCGCGCCGGGGTCGTTGCCGCGCAGGAACTCTGGAAGATCGGTGCGACTGATCGGACCGGCGGGAAGGGCCAAAAGACGGCGGGCTTCGTCGTTAACCAGGGCCACACCGTTGCGGTTCAAGACGATCAGCCCTTCGGAGACCGAGCGCAGGATGGCGTCGTGGTGGTCGTACATCACCCGCAGCTCGTCGGGGGCCAGCCCGTGGGTTTGGTTGAGGACCCGTCGGCGGATCGCCCAGATGCCGACGAAGGACAGGGCCAGCGCGCCGATCCCGACACCGACGATCGTCGGCCATTGCGAACGCCATCGCGCGGCCAGGCTCTCGGTGGTGATACCCGCGGCGACCAGGCCGATGATCTGCCCCCGGGCGTTGCGCACCGGGGCGATCGTGCGGACCGACGGGCCGAGGGTGCCGGTGTAGATCTCGGTGTAAGTCTCCCCGCGCAGGGCCGGTTCGATGGTGCCGATGTACTTCTGGCCGATCTGGCTGGGGTTGGTGTGGGTGAAGCGGGTGCGGTCGGGGGCCATGATCGTGATGAACGCGAGGTCGGTGCTGGTGCGGACTGCCTCGGTGACCGGTTGTAGAACCCGCGCGGCGTCACCGTCTTCGATGGCCTTCGCGGTCGAGGGGGAGTCGGCCAGCGCGACGGCGATCGCGGTGACCTGTTGGCGTGCGGCGGCGTCGCCGTGGCGTTTGACGTCGAGTAGGGCCAGGGTGCTGCCGGCTAGGACCACCAGGACGATGACGGCGGCCTGCAGGGCGAAGGCTTGCCCGGCCAACGAGCGGGGGAGTACTGCCACTGCTGACCTCCGCGTTGAACGTAATGAACTAAAGCGTGACGTGCGTCACGTGGGGGTAAACCATCCTTGCAGACGTATTGCTAGACGAACCGGAAGGAAACCGCTCATGACCACGGTTGTGGATCGTGCTGGGGGCGACGACAAGCCCGAGGCGCCCAAGCGCCGGGATCGCACGCACTGGTTGTACCTCGCGGTCATTGCGGCGGTCGTTGGCGGCGTCATCGTCGGCCTGGTGGCCCCTGGGGTCGGCAAGGACGTCGGTGTCCTGGGCACGATGTTCGTGGCGCTGATCAAGATGATGATCGTTCCGGTCATCTTCTGCACGATCGTGCTGGGCATCGGATCGGTACGGAAGGCCGCGACCGTCGGCAAGGTCGGCGGTCTGGCGTTCGGTTACTTCCTGGTGATGTCGACGGTCGCACTGGGGATCGGCCTGTTGGTCGGCAATCTGCTGCATCCCGGTAACAGCCTGCACATCTCGGAGTCCACGGCCGGCAAGGGTGCGGAGTTGGCCGAAACCGCGCACAAGTCAGGCGGTTTGATGGACTTCATCCAGCACATCATCCCGACGTCGTTGTTCTCGGCGCTGACTGAGGGCAATGTGCTACAGGGGTTGTTCGTGGCGCTGCTGGTCGGCTTCGCGATCCAGGCGATGGGCAGCAAGGGTGAGCCGCTCCTTCGTGGAGTGGAGCATCTGCAGCGCCTGGTGTTCAAGATCCTGGCAATGGTGTTGTGGCTAGCCCCAATTGGCGCGTTCGGCGCGATGGCCAATGTGGTGGGGCAGACCGGGTGGAGCGCGGTGACAAACCTGCTCGTGCTGATGTTCGGCTTCTATCTCACGTGCGTGGTATTCGTGTTCGGGGTGCTCGGAGCGCTACTGCGGATGGTGGCCGGGGTGTCGATCTTCAAGCTGGTGCGTTACCTGGCGCGGGAGTATCTGCTGATCTTCGCGACGTCGTCATCGGAGTCGGCGCTGCCGCGGTTGATCGCGAAGATGGAGCACCTCGGCGTGCAGCAGAGCACGGTGGGTGTGGTTGTGCCGACCGGGTATTCGTTCAACCTGGACGGCACGGCGATCTACCTGACGATGGCGTCGTTGTTCATCGCCGACGCGCTGGGCGATCCGTTGTCGGTGGGCGAGCAGCTGGGCCTCCTGGTGTTCATGATCGTGGCGTCCAAGGGTGCGGCCGGGGTGAGCGGGGCCGGGTTGGCGACGTTGGCCGGCGGGCTGCAGGCGCATCGGCCCGAGCTTCTGGACGGGGTCGGGCTGATCGTGGGGATCGACCGGTTCATGTCGGAGGCGCGGGCGGTGACGAACTTCTCCGGCAATGCGGTGGCCACGCTGCTGGTCGGGTCGTGGACCAAGACGGTGGATATGGACAAGGTCAACGGGGTGCTGGCCGGCCGCGACCCGTTCGACGAGGTGACGATGCTCGACGACGACGGTCGCGGGTCGGCGGAGAAGAAGCAAGCGGTCGCCGCCTGATTGCAGAGCGTGCGACACCCCGGGTGACCCCTTCGCCCGGGGTGTCGCCCTGTGGGTACGGTGCTTGAACCGGGTTTACGCCGGTGCGCCCCCATAGCCCAATTGGCAGAGGCAGCGGACTTAAAATCCGCACAGTGTGAGTTCGAGTCTCACTGGGGGCACCGTATCGATGCTGTTAGAGGCTATTTTCGCATCGAACGTTTGAGCGGTCGGCGCCGTTCGGCCCGTCCGCGTCAGCGTCGCGTCAGCAGCGGGGTTGTGCACTCCTTGCACCGACTCCGCGAGCGATCTTTGGCGCGCTGTTCGCGTCGTTTGTCGGATGCGCGCGATATCGTCGCCTCGACACAGTGCCGACAGGCCGACCCGCCAAGTCACGCATCTTGAGGTCTGACCTCGACGTATACGGCTAGTGTCAACGCAGCATTGTCGGGAGGGCACGCATGTTTCGAGGGAGCTTCATCTAATGCCGTCACCCGGAATCTCGGAAACCGAGACGGTCGTCAAGCGAATACTTCCATACCTCGTCCGACGTGGCTATGACGTCGACACTGATCTCACCTTCGAACTACCGACATCTGGGTCGGGTTCATCGCCCAAATTCGTCGATATCTCGGTTACTGCCGGTGCAAGCAAGCCGAAGTTCCTCATTGAGGCGAAGCGGCAGTCGCATCGACTGTCGAACACGGATAGGACACAAGCACTCGACTACGGCAAGGCCGCGAAGGTGCCTTTCGTCGTGCTCACGAATGGCGGCGATCTTGAGCTCTTAAACACGGCTACCGGGGAACCGATGAGGGGCACCGACAGCCCCGGCGGGAAGACGATGATCCCGCACAAGTCGCAACTTACAAAGGTCCTACTGGCCTCAAATCAAACCCAAACGCTAGCGATCTCCAGCTAACGGACAAGTCGCTGCCATTCCGTCCTGGGCTCCCGCTGAAGCAGCTCAACGGCTTGTTCAGTCGTTGCCACGGCAAGATTCGTTCGCTCGAAAAAGACGAGGCCCAATCGAACACATAGCGATTGCGCCGCCCGGGAAACAGTGGAGCGTGCGGGTACTTGCCGACCCCGAACGGGTGAACCGTTGTGTGGTATCGCCGTATCTCATCTGCCAGCCACGGCGCTAGTGGCACAACGCGATCCGATGACGCGTCACACTTCCGTATCCCAGGCGTTTGCGATCTGGTAACAGGCGTCCCGGGGCCACGAGCGCGGAACAGTCACGTCCTGGGTGAGTTTCGCTCTATGGTTAACCGTGCCCGAATTGGACCGTCGCAGCATGGTGTTGATGTCGGGGCTGGGATTGTTGGCTGCTGCCATCCCGTTTGAGTCCGCGAAAGCCCAGGGGGCGGCCTACCTATTCCAGGACGATTTCGACGGCCCGGCCGGCTCAGCCCCCAATCCCGCGAACTGGTCCGTCCAGAACTGGCAGGACGATGTCTGGCCGCCGGTCGCGAGTCAGTACCGCGATGACCGGCGCAATGTGTTCCTCGACGGAAACTCGAATCTCGTGCTGATGGCGACTCGAGAGGACGATCAGTACTTCAGCGGCAAGGTGCGGGGGAACTGGCGGGTTCCCATGGGCTACACCTGGGAAGTGCGCGCCAAGCTCCACTGCCTGACCTCGGGAGCCTGGCCCGCCTACTGGGCCGTGAACGAAGATCCGCTCCCCGACGGGGAGGTCGATGTTTTCGAGTTCTACGGCAATCGCAGTTGGGCTCCGGGAACGACGGTGCACGCGGCATCGAACGGGAAAACGTGGGAAAGCAAGTCGATCGCCGGATTGATTGACGGCGCCTGGCACACCTGGCGGATGCGCTGGGATCAAGATGGATTCACATTCTGGCGCGACTATGTCGACGGCGCGAAACCGTACTTCACGGTGCCGCCGAAACCCATCCCGGTACATGGCAACCCCACCGACCTACGCTGGCCGTTCAACAATCCCGGCTATTGGATGTCGCCGATGTTCACCCTTGCGGTCGGGGGACCCGGCGGCGGTGATCCATCTCTGGGCACCTACCCGGCGTCGATGCTCGTCGACTGGATCCGCATCTGGTAGCCGGCCGGACCTTACTCGGCGGCAGCCAACTTCATCTCTTCCAAGCGTTCCGGTAGGGCGTCGACGTACTGGGTGAAGACGTCGCGCAGCACCGCCTCATCGGTGAGTACCTGCCCGCCGTCGAGTTCGAGATGAATCCGGCCGTCGCGCGCCAGAAGCAGCAGCTCCTCGACCAGGGCTGCCGAATCGCGCGAACCGTCGAGCAGTGTCAACCCGTGCGCGTCCAGCGAGCCGAGCGCCACGGTCTCATGCCACACGTTGAACGTGTAGGCGTCGTCACCAGCGCTTGCCCATTGACGATCAGGAACTCCAGCAGCTGGTCGATCCGCTCGCTGACCTCGTCGGGAGGCGAGCCGAGTTCGCTGCTCAGCAAATTCACCAGCTGCTCCCGCGATAGCGTCCACGGCGACTGCCACGTCAACGTATCGCAAGCAACCTTCAACGCCGGATCGTCGATCGATACCGTTGCACCACTGGACAACTGATAGTTCTGGGCCGAGTGATCAAGCTTGGTCGGGCCGTCCACCACCAATATCTCGGCGGCGAAGTGCATACCGTCGAAGTTGCGGTGGTCCAGGGTGTGACTGAGTGCGGCAGCGCGATCGGGATGCACGTACAGCGTTTGGCGGAATGCGCGATCGACGGCGAAAT
This window contains:
- a CDS encoding adenylate kinase, which translates into the protein MRIVLLGPPGAGKGTQAADLAKKLGIPHISTGDLFRHNIGEGTELGLEAKKYLDAGDLVPATLTNALVDDRLDDEDAASGFILDGFPRSVEQAEALKQMLSRRELKLDAVLEFRVPEDELVARLMSRGREDDKEDVIRNRFKVYRDETAPLLNYYSGELKTVDAVGSTDEVFARALQALGH
- a CDS encoding sensor histidine kinase, with amino-acid sequence MAVLPRSLAGQAFALQAAVIVLVVLAGSTLALLDVKRHGDAAARQQVTAIAVALADSPSTAKAIEDGDAARVLQPVTEAVRTSTDLAFITIMAPDRTRFTHTNPSQIGQKYIGTIEPALRGETYTEIYTGTLGPSVRTIAPVRNARGQIIGLVAAGITTESLAARWRSQWPTIVGVGIGALALSFVGIWAIRRRVLNQTHGLAPDELRVMYDHHDAILRSVSEGLIVLNRNGVALVNDEARRLLALPAGPISRTDLPEFLRGNDPGARDEVRLTDDRVLVVNRSQVSASDSEVVTIRDRTELQGALGELSSLQRFTDALRAQAHESANKLHTVITLVEMGRPDEAVKFATQELALSQQLVDRVSDAVAEPALVALLLGKTAEADERGIELTITEDTHLPAEALLSSQEMVTVLGNLIDNAMDACDRDDPWIEVTVNQNGELQIQVADSGPGMDTATFQRAMQRGYSTKSGADAGHQGLGLALVAQIVNRHGGTLSADLTYGSVVTVTIA
- the mmsB gene encoding 3-hydroxyisobutyrate dehydrogenase: MTTIAFLGLGHMGGPMAANLVNAGYTVRGFDPVPTLRATAKGKGAKVFDTGATAVADADVVITSLPNGAIVKACYAEALPAAKPGTLFIDTSTISVDDAREVNAQATAAGMSQLDAPVSGGIKGATAGTLAFMVGGAADALEKARAVLDPMASKVIHCGSSGAGQAAKLCNNMVLAVQQIAVGEAFVLAEKLGLSAQSLFDVITGATGNCWSVHTNCPVPGPVPTSPANNNFQPGFATALMNKDLGLAMAAVSSTGATAPLGTHAAEIYATFAQEHADLDFSAVIETLR
- a CDS encoding response regulator — encoded protein: MINVLIVEDEPLIAEAHRTYLTRLQGFTVVGLAHTARDAMRIASEAETPVDLVLLDLGLPDASGIALASALSGLRPAPDIIAITSERDLEMVRAAVAHGALAYLLKPFTFAAFRDRLERYRRYRDALPAGTDAASQAEVDRALGELRISTDKSVAPKGAAPATTDEIARAVRDRSDGLTAGEAAKLVGVSRVTAWRYLERLADDGTVTRLTEYGKTGRPSTRYLWR
- a CDS encoding acyl-CoA dehydrogenase family protein, which produces MTFLTLEDDERVIAETAAAFAAKRLAPYALEWDHSKEFPVDALREAAELGMAAIYCAEDVGGSGLRRLDAVRIFEQLSAADPALAAFISIHNMCAWMIDTYGTAEQRKSWIPKLASMDAIASYCLTEPGAGSDAAALRTKAVREGDEYVLDGVKQFISGAGSSDVYVVMARTGADGPRGISAFVIEKDTPGLSFGGQEEKMGWNVQPTAQVILEGVRVPASAMLGGPEGAGTGFGIAMNGLNGGRLNIAACSLGGAQTAYDKAVGYLADRQAFGGSLLDEPTIRFTLADMATALETSRLMLWRAAIALDNDEPHKVELCAMAKRYVTDSCYEVADQALQLHGGYGYLREYGVEKIVRDLRVHRILEGTNEIMRVVIGRAEAARARATA
- a CDS encoding CoA-acylating methylmalonate-semialdehyde dehydrogenase, yielding MSTTIQHFIDGKRSSLSSTRTADVLNPSTGEVQAQVLLASTADVDTAVTSAVEAQKEWAAWNPQRRARVLMRFIELVNANTDELAELLSIEHGKTVADSRGDIQRGIEVIEFAIGIPHLLKGEFTEGAGGGIDVYSIRQPLGVVAGITPFNFPAMIPLWKAGPALACGNAFILKPSERDPSVPVRLAELFLQAGLPAGVFQVVQGDKEAVDAILHHPDVKAVGFVGSSDIAQYIYSTAAANGKRSQCFGGAKNHMIVMPDADLDQAVDALIGAGYGSAGERCMAISVAVPVGEETANRLRTRLVERIAGLRVGHSLDPKADYGPLVTGAALKRVRDYIDAGVAAGAEIVVDGREKASDELTFADASLEGGFFIGPTLFDHVTTDMSIYTDEIFGPVLCIVRAHDYEEALRLPSEHEYGNGVAVFTRDGDTARDFVSRVQVGMVGVNVPIPVPVSYHTFGGWKRSGFGDLNQHGPHSILFYTKTKTVTERWPSGIKDGAEFVIPTMK
- the map gene encoding type I methionyl aminopeptidase; amino-acid sequence: MVSLPGLRSRKTVPARTPGELDAMAAAGSVVAAALRAVQAAAAPGVSTKDLDDVAETVIRQANGIPSFLGYHGYPASICSSVNDRVVHGIPTPEETLAAGDLVSIDCGAIIEGWHGDAAVTFGIGTLIAMDDALSAATKQSMEAGIAAMIPGNRLTDVSHAIETGTHAAERTYGRKFGIVAGYGGHGIGREMHMDPFLPNEGEPGRGPMLVVGSVLAIEPMLTLGTTKTRILADEWTVVTSDGSRAAHWEHTVAVTEHGPRILTA
- a CDS encoding MarR family winged helix-turn-helix transcriptional regulator translates to MPASDLPDKPDPIAAARRNWERCGWGDVAEGMVAVTSVMRAHQILLARVENALRPYDLSFSRFELLRLLAFSRTGALPITKASDRLQVHVTSVTHAIRRLEADGLVKRVPHPTDGRTTLVEITEIGRSTVEDATRTLNDQVFADVGVSAQEARALVASIETLRHHAGDF